Proteins encoded together in one Salarias fasciatus chromosome 17, fSalaFa1.1, whole genome shotgun sequence window:
- the ptprr gene encoding receptor-type tyrosine-protein phosphatase R, translating to HPARVPEDILHPNLHLPARPHRDEPLEHGAVSPRHLVTVYVAVDVRRLNVSVLRWFRGGVAAALGVPAARVHIQHLNEKKNGIELFVSSDRPGAAEPRPAEDVIRSLNVRALHRSLGHLGITEVSSEKNVLQGEARDHVSSREGFYAVVLFFTVFIIVVTCLMVLFRLKEKVQVSDRQHKAPPPDLRLTPTICSDSAHKLKGTQVVLIGSMVQAPPPPAVAMSAPQQQPITACRYAAPLRSAPSPAPNPVKSSDSAPPPPIAPVTAGNELKPCPSPFRMKPAAGLQERRGSNVSLVLDMSALGAVEPLSVAVVTPREAVAREYLLSAGRMLTGQALRDVAKNTHKLHVEFAEIPMNFIDPKELDIPNHGTKNRYKTILPNPHSRVVLKSKSCNDLLSSYINANYIRGYRGEDRAFIATQGPMVNTVNDFWWMAWQEEAPVIVMITKLKEKNEKCVLYWPERRGIYGRVEVLVSAVRECEHYTTRSLTLKCGNQTRTLQHYWYTSWPDHKTPDSALPLLQLMADVEADRRAAPAAGPVVVHCSAGIGRTGCFIATTIGCRQLKEDGGVDVLSITCQLRADRGGMIQTCEQYEFVHHALSLYEARLSAESGQ from the exons CATCCCGCCCGGGTCCCGGAAGACATCCTCCACCCAAACCTCCACCTGCCCGCCCGGCCGCATCGCGATGAGCCGCTGGAGCACGGCGCCGTGTCGCCACGGCACCTGGTCACCGTG taCGTGGCGGTGGACGTGCGCAGGCTGAACGTCAGTGTCCTGCGGTGGTTTcgcggcggcgtggcggcggcgctgggcgtTCCGGCCGCCCGGGTCCACATCCAGCATCTGAAT gagaagaagaacggCATCGAGCTCTTCGTGTCGTCCGACCGGCCGGGCGCCGCGGAGCCCCGCCCCGCCGAGGACGTCATCCGGTCGCTGAACGTCCGAGCGCTCCATCGCAGCCTGGGCCACCTCGGCATCACCGAGGTCTCCTCCGAG AAGAACGTCCTGCAGGGGGAGGCGAGGGACCACGTGTCCAGCCGGGAGGGCTTCTACGCCGTCGTCCTCTTCTTCACCGTCTTCATCATCGTCGTCACCTGCCTGATG GTTTTGTTCCGACTGAAAGAGAAGGTTCAAGTTTCTGACCGACAGCAcaaggccccgccccctgacctcCGCCTGACCCCGACAATATGCTCAGACTCCGCCCACAAGCTGAAAGGCACCCAG GTGGTGTTGATAGGAAGCATGgtgcaggctccgccccctcccgccGTGGCCATGTCTGCTCCCCAacaacagccaatcacagcctgCCGATACGCCGCGCCTCTCAGGTCCGCTCCGTC ccccgcccccaatCCCGTCAAGAGCTCTGACTCCGCCCCTCCGCCACCCATCGCCCCGGTAACCGCCGGTAACGAGCTGAAGCCCTGCCCCTCCCCCTTCAGGATGAAgcctgctgcagggctgcaggaacg GCGAGGCTCGAACGTCTCCCTGGTTCTGGACATGTCGGCGCTCGGCGCCGTGGAGCCCCTCAGCGTTGCCGTGGTGACGCCGCGGGAGGCGGTGGCGCGGGAGTACCTGCTGTCGGCCGGCCGGATGCTGACCGGCCAGGCGCTCCGCGACGTGGCGAAGAACACGCACAAGCTGCACGTGGAGTTCGCG GAAATTCCGATGAACTTCATCGACCCCAAAGAGCTCGACATCCCGAACCACGGGACGAAGAACAGATACAAGACCATCCTGCCCA ATCCTCACTCCAGAGTCGTCCTGAAGTCCAAGAGCTGCAACGACCTGCTGAGCTCCTACATCAACGCCAACTACATCCGG GGCTACCGGGGCGAGGACAGGGCCTTCATCGCCACTCAGGGGCCCATGGTCAACACGGTGAACGACTTCTGGTGGATGGcctggcaggaggaggcgcCCGTCATCGTCATGATCAccaagctgaaggagaagaacgAG AAGTGTGTCCTGTACTGGCCAGAGAGGCGGGGCATCTACGGGCGGGTGGAGGTGTTGGTCAGCGCCGTCCGGGAGTGTGAGCACTACACCACCCGCAGCCTGACGCTCAAG tgCGGGAATCAAACCCGCACGCTGCAGCACTACTGGTACACCTCGTGGCCCGACCACAAGACGCCCGACTcggcgctgccgctgctgcagctgatggcCGACGTGGAGGCGGACCGCCGGGCGGCGCCCGCCGCGGGCCCGGTCGTCGTCCACTGCAG cgcCGGGATCGGCCGGACGGGATGCTTCATCGCCACGACGATCGGCTGCAGGCAGCTGAAGGAGGACGGCGGCGTGGACGTGCTGAGCATCACCTGCCAGCTGAGAGCCGACAG agggGGGATGATTCAGACCTGCGAGCAGTACGAGTTCGTCCATCACGCCCTGAGTCTCTACGAGGCCCGCCTCTCCGCAGAATCCGGCCAAtga